The Clostridiaceae bacterium HFYG-1003 genome includes a window with the following:
- a CDS encoding DUF4011 domain-containing protein, whose amino-acid sequence MNESVRFSLDYLQHVNYAMYVNSARIIRRLHIENHGEEEIANAELRVAFLPAIMEPVTIPIPRLPARKSVDLGDFKQELGAQHILDLTEPVKVEMTLQLNASGLEHQEVYSLTLHPYEDWSGFETLPEILAAYSMPNHPLIKNLLTRMGDHLKAMTGDGTLSGYNTMDPNVVLKQLSALFTAIREMGIRYIAPGPDFIRAGKRIRLVDEITEKGYADGMDLTLLFASVLEAAGLNPLIILQEDSCLIGVWLEPSVFPESVNYDLSSLTKRIARGMNQIAVLDPVAATETGGDFNQALSAAQVRLEETDRFVLSLDLKRSRLVGIHPLPVRILEAGKYVLAPRPQADSTAVILPEELSMPGPDTGVSSAKLPRQKVWERKLLDLSLRNQLINFKEDRGLRLLVPDLEQFSLDLMSEKDFNIMHYPQDWNLASADEQTSPLPAQDAALAVETHWKKLAFEEYRTGRIRTMLDDETLDERGVKLTKGARASLEETGASSLYVGLGELCWYSRQDPDTLRKAPLILLPVDCETKGHLSGLLLRPREEEGHFNVTLTEMLKNDFGILLQGLDPLPMKGDAIDVLKVFSKVRSAIMREKKWDVKESAVLGLFSFSKFIMWSDLTQNMEEFKKSSMVSSLLSGKLEFPFEPIQRTEEFIEEERGSETVIYPVSSDSSQSLAVLAAKAGKTFVLHGPPGTGKSQTITNIIANALMQDQRVLFVAQKMAALEVVEKRLNQIGIGSFCLELHSNKARKKAVLDQLEQSMKIQRIPKNGSFEAEKTKVRNRKNDLNEIVKKMYRKDESGYSIYDLICDHSKLRDFSKTVDLQGIVPPGSRKDHETALTSLARFGVHAGGPYGHPLRGIGAIDYTPLLKETIRQAGTIELTDLQMTLGELILANADLAPTDMLQAEQLLPALQALVDLNDQNPHLMESDPSELRDALIQLRDKQSRLTDSTQRLMQKFSESFLNADPNRLERDYTQYEQKTILGKLFRKNPVEKEMTLYANQGQIAPGEILPVLSQLKEYQALRDQVRQDQGQLETRVKGDLSAASLGEIIPKLERCLTTKDTSIQRSALLNAAQQPGMKEKLQRYELALDQNRQTIRSFLELTAFEESELASYQGNYFERLSRKLTELLPALDGLRDWLMYRQAKKQADEAGLQPFAASYDQGRVSESELISMYRKSMVTTLLTQRLKNEPVLLNTTGYGLDEQAALLQNQMAELERLERKELYFHLAGQVPNLVLESVASKEIAVLQRALRSGARNLSIRNLFAETDTLLRRIAPCMLMSPMSVAQYLKPQADLFDLVVFDEASQIPTPEAIGALGRAKAAIIVGDPKQLPPTSFFLTQSNGSAEPEEFQDLDNILEDALALSMPESYLLWHYRSRHESLIAFSNRNFYDGRLYTYPSPDDMVSKVSLRTNDGIYERGGERVNRKEAVEIVDEVIRRVNDPSQARRSIGIVTFSAVQQNLIEKTLNDRTRADESLEQALQNLPEPLFIKNLENVQGDERDVILFSVGYGPDEDGRLTMNFGPLNQEGGWRRLNVAVSRSRQEMIIFTNIDPAGFQVSDTTARGVRELKAFLEFAQKGSRTLSLSDLKHQSEIENLNDQIAERLRERGWKVETSIGTSRFKVDLGLVDPRDSGRFLLGIMCGGESFREADAAYDREILQNSVLKGLGWQIRRVYAMDWLDNEVKVIDDLVKTAQDLLAAEPQESHVSPEPKNLAPVTRQTPYVPHDLKQRKLMMDDFLNVNNASTIAAELKLMIDTEGPIPRSLLAKRARALYDLSRVTPKMEKQVELILNTIRPVTTRSGDMPVYWPQNISPAEFDQYRRTLPDDTDRQLADIAPEEILAALKDGLPEPHSERSLIRQTAERLGHPQLNVDNEHLLEAVINFGILTDVLEKTSEGLIRQIMPRISNPVSEIPSERMNPDRQ is encoded by the coding sequence ATGAATGAGAGTGTTCGGTTCAGTCTGGACTATTTACAGCATGTCAATTATGCCATGTATGTCAATTCAGCCAGAATCATTCGGCGTCTTCACATTGAGAATCATGGAGAAGAAGAAATTGCGAATGCGGAACTTCGTGTTGCTTTTTTGCCAGCAATTATGGAACCGGTGACCATACCGATTCCACGGCTGCCTGCCCGAAAAAGTGTCGATCTGGGAGATTTTAAACAGGAGCTGGGAGCTCAGCATATCCTGGATCTGACGGAGCCGGTCAAGGTGGAAATGACCCTTCAGCTGAATGCTTCCGGGCTGGAACATCAGGAAGTTTATTCCCTGACCCTTCATCCCTATGAGGACTGGTCAGGCTTTGAAACTCTGCCGGAAATCCTGGCAGCATATTCCATGCCGAATCATCCGCTGATCAAAAACCTGCTTACTCGGATGGGAGACCACCTGAAAGCGATGACCGGAGATGGAACACTGTCCGGCTACAACACCATGGATCCCAACGTGGTGCTAAAGCAGCTGTCTGCTTTGTTTACTGCGATTCGAGAGATGGGCATACGCTACATCGCACCTGGTCCTGATTTTATTCGCGCCGGGAAGCGCATTCGCCTCGTCGATGAGATCACAGAAAAAGGTTATGCCGACGGAATGGATCTGACACTCCTGTTTGCGTCTGTTCTGGAGGCAGCCGGACTGAACCCGCTGATCATCCTGCAGGAGGACTCCTGCCTGATCGGGGTTTGGCTGGAACCATCTGTTTTTCCTGAATCGGTCAATTATGACTTGTCATCGCTTACCAAACGCATCGCCCGGGGCATGAACCAGATTGCAGTACTGGACCCTGTGGCAGCTACAGAGACGGGAGGGGATTTCAATCAGGCGCTTTCGGCCGCTCAGGTTCGTCTGGAGGAAACCGACCGATTCGTTTTATCCCTGGATCTGAAGCGATCCAGGTTGGTTGGAATTCATCCGCTTCCCGTTCGTATTCTGGAAGCGGGCAAATACGTTCTGGCCCCGAGACCTCAGGCGGATTCGACGGCGGTCATCCTGCCAGAGGAGCTAAGCATGCCAGGACCTGATACGGGAGTGTCCAGCGCGAAGCTGCCGCGACAGAAAGTCTGGGAGCGTAAACTGCTGGATTTATCCCTGCGGAATCAGCTGATCAATTTTAAAGAGGATCGCGGACTCCGACTCCTCGTGCCTGACCTGGAGCAGTTTTCGCTGGACTTAATGTCCGAGAAGGACTTCAACATCATGCACTATCCCCAGGACTGGAACCTGGCTTCCGCCGACGAACAGACTTCGCCGCTGCCCGCCCAGGATGCCGCGCTCGCCGTTGAGACTCATTGGAAGAAACTGGCTTTCGAAGAATACCGAACCGGCCGAATTCGTACCATGCTGGATGATGAGACACTGGATGAACGGGGAGTGAAGCTCACCAAAGGTGCCAGGGCCAGTCTGGAAGAAACCGGCGCCAGTTCGCTGTATGTCGGACTGGGCGAACTCTGCTGGTACTCCAGGCAGGATCCGGACACGCTTCGGAAAGCACCACTGATTCTGCTGCCCGTCGACTGCGAGACGAAAGGACATTTATCCGGACTCCTTTTGAGACCACGGGAAGAAGAAGGGCACTTCAATGTCACACTGACTGAAATGCTCAAAAATGACTTCGGCATTCTGCTTCAGGGACTGGATCCCCTGCCCATGAAGGGCGATGCCATTGATGTTCTGAAGGTCTTCAGCAAAGTCAGAAGTGCCATCATGAGAGAAAAGAAGTGGGATGTGAAAGAAAGCGCCGTCCTGGGTCTCTTCTCCTTCTCGAAATTCATCATGTGGAGTGATCTGACGCAAAACATGGAGGAATTCAAAAAGAGCAGCATGGTCAGCTCACTGCTTTCCGGGAAACTGGAATTCCCCTTTGAACCCATCCAACGAACCGAGGAATTTATCGAAGAGGAACGAGGCAGTGAAACCGTGATATATCCGGTCAGCTCTGATTCCAGCCAGTCTCTGGCCGTACTGGCCGCCAAGGCCGGAAAAACCTTCGTTCTGCATGGCCCTCCGGGTACCGGCAAAAGTCAGACGATAACCAACATTATTGCCAATGCACTGATGCAGGATCAGCGGGTTCTGTTCGTTGCGCAGAAAATGGCGGCGCTGGAGGTCGTTGAAAAGCGGCTGAATCAGATTGGAATCGGTTCATTCTGTCTGGAGCTGCATTCCAATAAAGCCCGGAAAAAAGCTGTGCTGGATCAGCTGGAGCAGTCAATGAAAATTCAGCGGATTCCTAAGAACGGCTCGTTTGAAGCGGAAAAAACGAAAGTCCGCAATCGCAAAAATGACCTGAATGAAATCGTAAAAAAAATGTATCGCAAGGATGAATCCGGCTATTCCATCTACGATCTTATCTGTGACCATTCCAAATTGAGGGATTTTTCCAAGACCGTGGACTTGCAGGGAATCGTTCCGCCGGGAAGCCGGAAGGACCATGAAACCGCTTTGACCAGTCTGGCCCGATTCGGCGTCCATGCCGGAGGCCCCTATGGACACCCGCTACGCGGAATTGGTGCGATTGACTATACGCCGCTTTTGAAGGAAACCATTCGCCAGGCCGGCACCATCGAGCTGACGGACCTGCAGATGACTCTGGGCGAACTGATCCTGGCGAATGCCGACCTGGCACCGACTGACATGCTTCAGGCAGAACAGCTGCTGCCGGCTTTGCAGGCTCTGGTGGATCTGAATGACCAGAATCCTCATTTAATGGAATCAGACCCTTCCGAACTGAGGGACGCCCTGATTCAACTGAGGGATAAGCAAAGCCGGCTGACGGATTCCACGCAGCGCCTGATGCAGAAATTCAGCGAGTCCTTCCTCAATGCGGATCCCAACCGGCTGGAACGGGATTACACCCAGTACGAACAAAAGACGATTCTGGGCAAGCTGTTCCGCAAGAATCCGGTGGAAAAGGAAATGACACTTTATGCAAACCAGGGACAAATTGCCCCCGGAGAGATTCTCCCGGTACTGTCTCAGTTAAAAGAATACCAGGCACTGCGCGACCAGGTCCGACAGGATCAGGGACAGTTGGAAACCCGGGTGAAAGGGGACCTGTCTGCCGCCTCCCTGGGCGAAATCATTCCCAAACTGGAGCGATGTCTGACCACTAAAGACACCTCCATTCAGCGCAGCGCGCTGCTTAATGCCGCGCAGCAGCCTGGTATGAAAGAAAAACTTCAGCGCTATGAACTGGCCCTCGATCAGAACCGCCAGACCATCCGGTCTTTCCTTGAACTGACAGCTTTCGAGGAATCTGAACTGGCAAGCTACCAGGGAAATTACTTCGAACGCCTCTCGCGCAAACTGACCGAACTGCTGCCTGCCCTGGATGGGCTGAGAGACTGGCTGATGTACCGGCAGGCGAAAAAGCAGGCGGATGAAGCAGGCCTGCAGCCGTTTGCTGCCAGCTATGACCAGGGACGAGTCAGTGAGTCGGAACTGATTTCGATGTACCGGAAATCCATGGTGACCACTCTGCTGACCCAACGGTTGAAAAATGAACCTGTCTTATTAAACACCACCGGATACGGTCTGGATGAACAGGCAGCCCTGCTGCAGAACCAGATGGCGGAACTGGAACGGCTCGAGCGTAAAGAACTCTATTTCCATCTGGCCGGGCAGGTTCCCAATCTGGTGCTGGAATCCGTTGCCAGCAAGGAAATAGCCGTGCTTCAGCGGGCACTGCGGTCCGGAGCGCGCAATCTTTCCATACGCAATCTGTTCGCTGAAACCGATACGCTGCTTCGCCGCATTGCTCCCTGCATGCTGATGAGCCCGATGAGCGTTGCGCAATACCTCAAACCTCAGGCGGATCTGTTTGACCTGGTGGTATTCGATGAGGCGTCTCAGATCCCAACCCCGGAGGCCATCGGCGCTTTGGGCCGCGCTAAGGCGGCTATCATTGTGGGTGACCCGAAGCAGCTGCCCCCTACCAGCTTTTTCCTGACTCAGTCCAACGGTTCTGCTGAACCGGAAGAATTCCAGGATCTGGATAACATCCTGGAAGACGCCCTGGCCCTTTCCATGCCGGAAAGCTACCTGCTGTGGCATTACCGGTCACGCCATGAGAGCCTGATTGCCTTCTCAAACCGGAATTTTTACGACGGCCGCCTCTATACTTATCCTTCACCGGATGACATGGTCTCCAAGGTCAGTCTGAGAACCAATGACGGCATCTATGAGCGGGGAGGGGAGAGAGTCAATCGCAAGGAAGCAGTGGAAATTGTGGATGAAGTGATCCGACGCGTCAATGATCCATCTCAAGCCCGGCGTTCCATCGGAATTGTCACGTTCTCTGCCGTTCAGCAGAATCTGATTGAAAAAACACTGAACGATCGGACGCGGGCGGATGAATCCCTGGAACAGGCTCTACAGAACCTCCCCGAGCCCCTCTTCATCAAGAATCTGGAAAATGTTCAGGGAGATGAACGAGATGTCATTTTGTTTTCTGTCGGTTACGGACCGGATGAGGACGGTCGCCTGACGATGAATTTCGGCCCGCTGAATCAGGAGGGTGGCTGGCGCCGCCTCAATGTCGCGGTATCGCGCTCCCGGCAGGAAATGATTATATTTACGAATATTGATCCCGCTGGTTTCCAGGTTTCAGATACCACCGCCCGTGGTGTCCGTGAACTGAAAGCATTTCTGGAATTTGCCCAGAAGGGCAGTCGAACGCTCAGCCTGTCGGATCTGAAGCATCAAAGCGAAATCGAAAATCTGAACGATCAGATCGCCGAACGGCTGCGGGAGCGCGGGTGGAAAGTGGAAACTTCCATCGGAACCTCCCGGTTTAAAGTCGATCTTGGCCTGGTGGATCCCCGGGATTCCGGCCGGTTCCTGCTGGGTATTATGTGCGGCGGAGAATCCTTCCGGGAAGCCGATGCGGCCTATGATCGGGAAATTCTGCAAAATTCTGTATTAAAGGGACTGGGCTGGCAGATCCGGCGGGTTTATGCCATGGACTGGCTGGATAACGAAGTGAAAGTAATTGATGACCTTGTAAAAACTGCTCAGGATCTTCTGGCAGCAGAGCCGCAGGAGTCTCATGTTTCGCCTGAACCGAAGAATCTGGCTCCTGTCACCCGTCAGACCCCCTATGTTCCTCATGATCTGAAACAGCGCAAACTGATGATGGATGACTTCCTGAATGTGAACAACGCATCGACAATCGCGGCTGAACTAAAACTGATGATAGACACCGAGGGGCCCATTCCGCGATCATTACTGGCCAAACGAGCCCGTGCTCTGTATGACTTGAGCCGGGTTACTCCTAAAATGGAAAAGCAGGTTGAGCTGATCCTCAATACCATTCGACCGGTCACGACAAGATCCGGAGATATGCCGGTGTACTGGCCGCAGAACATCAGCCCTGCCGAATTCGACCAGTACCGCAGGACTCTGCCCGATGACACGGACCGGCAGCTGGCGGATATCGCCCCGGAGGAAATCCTGGCCGCCCTCAAGGATGGCTTGCCGGAACCTCATTCTGAGCGGTCACTGATCCGCCAGACGGCCGAACGGCTGGGACATCCCCAGCTCAATGTTGACAATGAGCATCTTCTCGAAGCTGTCATTAACTTCGGGATTCTGACCGATGTGCTGGAAAAAACCAGTGAGGGCCTGATTCGTCAGATTATGCCCAGGATTTCTAATCCCGTTTCGGAAATACCGTCCGAGCGGATGAATCCGGACAGACAATGA
- a CDS encoding GerMN domain-containing protein, which translates to MKKFLSLIFVIFIITGCSSARPVIRVNEMTPEKLESSSTSSESKLQSTGSSSVVQSIPESQLKGNETTKADQMISASDNNVTNLVPDSTRDQGSSTRSNNASKGTSGGSGGQLSGGKDSSKKPEPDEKDQILEDQVLPKVSRYNLFDYYPLIPNRLINYRSDGMGSSSTILQYLHEEPGKATAQIKQSSDSGSRLNVIRITQEKINDLYYTLEVPFRGNVIGWRDYEERTILMAPIQEGNQWVSTGLSFEIVAVDEPREINGEMMTVMDVRVSNQTETVLFTYAVGIGLVSNDFINPDGTLTNIVSFDGLKENVRDTYYFPLYFPKTGGGYELVSTKVDYMTNDATKDLMTLAYLEQAKAKGLIPVLEDKTKIQFLYLNQDIVQVDLNDSFITQQNDSPELENARIQSLVNTLCQYYQAKGVQLTINDQRYESNQRKIEPTEVLTPVY; encoded by the coding sequence ATGAAAAAGTTTCTCAGTCTGATCTTCGTGATTTTTATCATCACGGGATGTTCTTCTGCCAGACCAGTGATCCGTGTGAATGAAATGACCCCGGAGAAACTTGAAAGCAGTTCAACGTCCAGTGAGAGCAAGCTTCAATCGACAGGATCATCATCGGTAGTTCAGAGCATTCCAGAGAGTCAACTAAAAGGCAATGAAACAACGAAGGCGGATCAGATGATTTCGGCTTCTGATAATAACGTAACAAATCTGGTCCCAGACTCTACCAGAGATCAGGGTTCTTCAACCCGTTCGAATAATGCAAGCAAAGGAACATCCGGTGGATCCGGAGGACAGTTATCCGGAGGCAAGGATTCCTCCAAGAAGCCTGAACCTGATGAAAAAGATCAGATTCTTGAAGATCAGGTGCTTCCAAAGGTGTCCAGGTACAATCTGTTTGATTATTATCCTCTGATCCCCAATCGCCTGATCAATTACCGCAGCGATGGCATGGGCTCTTCTTCCACCATTCTTCAATATCTGCATGAAGAACCCGGCAAGGCGACTGCTCAGATCAAGCAGTCATCCGACTCAGGTTCACGCCTGAATGTCATTCGAATTACACAGGAAAAAATTAATGACCTGTACTATACCCTGGAGGTTCCATTTCGGGGAAATGTCATCGGGTGGAGAGACTATGAAGAACGAACAATCCTGATGGCTCCGATTCAGGAGGGGAATCAGTGGGTCTCCACAGGCCTCTCTTTTGAGATCGTCGCGGTGGACGAACCCCGGGAGATCAACGGAGAAATGATGACTGTCATGGATGTCAGAGTCAGCAATCAGACGGAAACGGTTCTGTTTACGTATGCGGTTGGAATCGGCCTGGTCTCCAATGACTTTATTAATCCCGACGGCACTTTGACCAATATTGTGAGTTTTGACGGACTGAAGGAAAATGTCCGGGACACCTACTACTTCCCGCTTTATTTTCCGAAAACCGGCGGGGGCTATGAACTGGTTTCCACGAAAGTGGATTATATGACCAATGATGCCACCAAAGACCTGATGACGCTGGCCTATCTTGAACAAGCGAAAGCGAAGGGACTCATTCCGGTCTTAGAAGATAAAACAAAGATACAATTTCTCTATCTGAACCAGGATATCGTACAGGTTGACCTGAATGATTCCTTCATCACTCAGCAAAATGATTCCCCGGAACTTGAAAACGCAAGGATTCAAAGCCTGGTAAACACATTATGTCAGTACTATCAGGCAAAGGGCGTCCAGCTGACCATCAATGATCAGCGCTATGAATCAAATCAGAGAAAAATCGAACCGACTGAAGTATTAACACCGGTTTACTAA
- a CDS encoding DUF4236 domain-containing protein translates to MGFNYRKSISLGKGIRVNFSKAGPSISFGKTGMRFSVNSKGQAKGTVGIPGSGMYYNKQVNLFTAIKRFFGSDENQKKAELEEKLQDPQLGQADKNQVQEDLFDNYLERIRNVHKEVDEAIDWNDVLKNQDGQTQESINLKMLAQQVLEGDDEAYLTVVQEMEPFEDLMEFGSDFEVGIIQDDVLGVTFNVHSEKVVPTEVVKILKSGKESVKPMSKTMRNALVRDYVTSTSFRVARDLFALLPVQEIVVNAEEALLNPSTGHQEDMTLLSVIFPRPAFEQLNFEGVVPYEALKNFQHAIDFKTTKGLSPVLPLK, encoded by the coding sequence ATGGGATTTAATTATCGCAAAAGCATCAGTCTGGGAAAGGGGATCCGAGTGAATTTCTCAAAGGCAGGACCTAGCATCAGCTTTGGCAAGACCGGCATGCGGTTTTCTGTCAACAGCAAGGGTCAGGCCAAGGGGACGGTAGGGATCCCCGGGAGCGGGATGTATTACAACAAGCAGGTAAATCTGTTCACGGCGATTAAACGGTTCTTTGGTTCAGATGAAAATCAGAAAAAAGCAGAGCTGGAAGAAAAGCTCCAGGATCCTCAGCTGGGCCAGGCAGATAAAAATCAGGTTCAGGAAGATCTCTTTGATAATTATCTGGAACGGATCAGAAATGTACATAAAGAGGTTGACGAAGCGATTGACTGGAACGATGTTCTGAAGAATCAGGACGGACAGACCCAGGAAAGCATAAATTTGAAAATGCTGGCCCAGCAGGTGCTGGAGGGGGATGACGAGGCCTACCTGACCGTTGTTCAGGAGATGGAACCCTTTGAGGACCTGATGGAGTTTGGCTCAGACTTTGAAGTCGGAATCATTCAGGATGATGTCCTGGGAGTTACGTTCAATGTACACAGCGAGAAAGTTGTGCCGACGGAAGTGGTGAAGATCCTCAAGTCAGGCAAGGAATCTGTAAAGCCAATGAGCAAGACCATGCGCAATGCTCTTGTCCGGGATTATGTGACCTCCACCTCTTTCCGGGTTGCCCGGGATCTGTTTGCGCTCCTGCCAGTTCAGGAGATCGTGGTGAATGCGGAAGAAGCGCTGCTGAATCCATCAACCGGCCATCAGGAAGACATGACGCTTCTGTCTGTGATTTTCCCGCGTCCGGCCTTTGAACAACTGAATTTCGAAGGCGTCGTTCCGTATGAAGCATTGAAGAACTTCCAGCACGCCATCGATTTTAAAACAACCAAAGGATTATCCCCGGTTCTGCCCCTGAAATAG
- a CDS encoding HAMP domain-containing histidine kinase, whose protein sequence is MKQDSFKREQPAQGKSLTGLRQTAEQIGSKAREWIARYLDLFQELYVEEFLIWFAAEFLFFLIAMEVIRGTLAMLLMVVLLGAWLLPISKYARDLSHRSLLMLIPGTAIPAYGIWLFGVILIQSATHTIASSFFYLLIATMSYGLTTAFISGRRENWIMRQTLAGNPLTDRSPRSATRKAMLEAVKTKDLVEQEVANRLKAERLRTELITNVSHDIRTPLTSILNFSQLLGQEELGEVGRDYLQVVEKSARRMKVMVDDLFTATRTASGNLQLTIETVDLTEVLMQTYAPLHADFMEKGMELVCSWGDTVVPVRADGTQLSRVIQNLLVNALKYSVRDTRVYVRLTRTQDSCIMTVINISRNKLDQSPEELMEQFVRGDQSRHTEGSGLGLYIATNLARAMAGQLELAIEGDVFEARLQLPPAQSASIGPEDPTADRPN, encoded by the coding sequence ATGAAGCAGGACAGCTTTAAGCGGGAACAACCGGCGCAGGGGAAATCATTAACGGGACTGCGCCAGACGGCAGAACAGATTGGCTCGAAAGCCAGAGAATGGATTGCGCGCTATCTTGACCTGTTTCAGGAATTATATGTGGAAGAATTTCTAATCTGGTTTGCAGCTGAATTTCTATTCTTTTTGATTGCAATGGAAGTGATCCGCGGCACGCTGGCCATGCTGCTTATGGTGGTGCTACTGGGCGCATGGCTTCTCCCCATCTCCAAGTATGCCCGGGATCTGAGTCATCGCTCATTGCTCATGCTGATACCCGGTACGGCAATCCCAGCTTACGGGATTTGGCTGTTTGGAGTAATCCTGATTCAATCAGCAACGCATACCATCGCGAGTTCCTTTTTCTACCTGCTGATTGCGACCATGAGCTATGGACTGACCACCGCTTTTATATCAGGGAGGCGTGAAAACTGGATTATGCGACAGACCCTGGCCGGCAACCCGCTGACGGACCGCTCACCTCGAAGTGCGACTCGAAAGGCTATGCTGGAGGCAGTCAAAACCAAGGATCTGGTGGAGCAGGAGGTAGCAAACCGACTGAAGGCAGAACGACTGCGCACCGAGCTGATAACAAATGTCAGCCATGATATTCGAACCCCTTTGACCTCCATTCTGAATTTTTCTCAGCTCCTGGGGCAGGAGGAACTCGGTGAGGTTGGAAGGGATTACCTACAGGTTGTCGAGAAAAGCGCACGGAGAATGAAGGTGATGGTGGATGATCTTTTTACCGCCACCCGGACGGCTTCGGGGAATCTTCAGCTGACGATCGAAACCGTTGACTTAACAGAGGTACTGATGCAGACCTACGCACCCCTTCATGCTGATTTTATGGAAAAGGGGATGGAACTGGTCTGCAGCTGGGGTGACACCGTCGTACCTGTCCGGGCGGACGGAACGCAGTTGTCCCGGGTGATTCAGAATTTGCTGGTGAATGCGCTGAAATACAGTGTGCGCGATACCAGAGTCTATGTCCGGCTGACCCGGACCCAGGACAGCTGTATCATGACAGTGATTAATATATCCCGCAATAAACTGGATCAGTCTCCCGAGGAGCTGATGGAGCAGTTTGTTCGGGGGGATCAGTCCCGTCATACCGAGGGTTCGGGACTGGGGCTCTACATTGCGACGAATCTGGCTCGGGCCATGGCGGGTCAACTGGAACTGGCGATTGAAGGAGACGTCTTCGAAGCCAGACTGCAGCTGCCCCCAGCACAGTCCGCTTCCATCGGACCGGAAGATCCGACGGCGGATCGTCCGAATTGA
- a CDS encoding response regulator transcription factor — protein sequence MPKILICDDDPDILRSIELVLKGEGYSVVQAQDGLEALEQMNRHQPDLLILDVMMPKLDGIHALMKLREKNHIPVILVSAKSEIEDKVLGLNAGADDYLTKPFHSFELIARVKSQLRRAQSFGSPSQQPESGIYRTGGIRMDDQRKIVEADGQVVSLTPNEYGILLFLIRNKGLVFTSRQIYEAVWQEEAYDIKKIISLHISHIREKIEINPRDPDYLFSIYGMGYKLEDRS from the coding sequence ATGCCAAAAATTTTAATTTGCGACGACGATCCAGATATTCTTCGTTCCATCGAACTAGTTCTCAAAGGGGAAGGCTATTCCGTGGTACAGGCCCAGGATGGGCTGGAGGCGCTGGAACAGATGAACCGGCATCAGCCGGATTTGCTGATCCTGGATGTGATGATGCCAAAACTGGATGGAATCCATGCTTTAATGAAACTCCGGGAAAAAAACCATATTCCTGTCATCCTGGTAAGCGCAAAAAGCGAGATTGAGGATAAAGTGCTCGGATTAAATGCCGGCGCCGATGATTATCTGACCAAGCCCTTCCATTCATTCGAATTGATTGCGCGGGTTAAGAGTCAGCTCAGGCGCGCACAAAGCTTCGGCAGTCCTTCGCAGCAGCCTGAATCTGGTATCTACCGGACTGGCGGCATTCGAATGGATGACCAGCGGAAAATTGTGGAAGCAGACGGTCAGGTGGTCAGTCTGACCCCGAATGAATACGGAATACTCCTGTTTCTGATCAGGAACAAGGGACTGGTGTTTACTTCCCGTCAGATCTATGAGGCAGTCTGGCAGGAGGAAGCCTACGACATCAAGAAAATTATCTCTCTGCATATATCCCACATCCGGGAGAAAATTGAGATCAACCCCAGAGATCCGGATTATTTATTCAGTATTTATGGGATGGGATATAAACTGGAGGATCGGTCATGA
- a CDS encoding M15 family metallopeptidase translates to MKFLQRMFLAVLTILLVSSLLVATTFLLIDQKADAKEKKYQVPQAQTAKATGSTRRVNPVTGVDTITVRTSQVTDLGTLRLINSEHQTKSAVMSQLSKAPGGSFQVRKDILKHLNQFLAEADKQIGGMYLSSAFRTERDQQKIYQETANKKLVQKPGYSEHQTGLAVDLQPVKALKGFYGEDLRKEKAFMAANSWRFGFILRYPENKVNITGIDHEYWHFRYVGLPHAQYMHEHDLALEEYHELLKYKGQLEIREGGQDYTVYWREARDGVIHYPGGVEAEVSSTNTGAYIITVKRK, encoded by the coding sequence ATGAAATTTTTACAGCGAATGTTTTTAGCCGTTCTGACGATCCTGTTGGTCTCGTCATTACTGGTGGCAACCACCTTTTTACTCATTGACCAGAAAGCCGATGCCAAAGAAAAAAAATACCAGGTGCCTCAAGCCCAAACGGCAAAAGCGACCGGAAGTACCCGGCGAGTAAATCCTGTAACGGGAGTGGACACCATAACGGTCCGTACCAGTCAGGTTACTGATTTGGGTACACTGCGGCTGATCAATAGTGAGCATCAGACAAAATCGGCAGTTATGAGCCAACTTTCCAAGGCACCGGGCGGATCGTTTCAGGTTCGAAAAGACATTCTGAAGCATCTTAATCAATTTCTGGCAGAAGCGGATAAGCAAATCGGGGGAATGTATCTTTCAAGCGCATTTCGTACAGAAAGAGACCAACAGAAGATTTACCAGGAAACCGCAAACAAGAAACTGGTTCAAAAACCAGGATATTCAGAGCATCAGACAGGTCTGGCAGTTGATTTGCAGCCGGTCAAAGCATTGAAGGGATTCTACGGCGAAGACTTGAGGAAAGAAAAGGCCTTCATGGCGGCTAATTCCTGGCGCTTCGGCTTTATTCTCCGCTATCCCGAAAATAAGGTAAACATTACGGGAATTGATCATGAATACTGGCATTTCCGTTATGTGGGTCTTCCGCATGCCCAATATATGCATGAGCATGATCTGGCGCTGGAGGAATATCATGAACTTCTGAAATACAAAGGCCAGCTGGAAATCAGGGAGGGAGGTCAGGATTACACAGTTTACTGGCGTGAGGCCCGTGACGGGGTCATTCACTATCCCGGTGGAGTCGAAGCAGAGGTTTCTTCCACCAACACCGGCGCCTACATCATTACGGTGAAAAGGAAATGA